Genomic segment of Luteolibacter sp. Y139:
GATGAGTCCCTCCGCAAACTCTACATCAAGGGTTTGATCACGCAGGAAGAGGCCCTCTTCCGCAGTGAGGACAAGATCCAGATGCGCAATTTCTTCCAATCCTGATTTCACCGGTAAAATCCCATGGCTCGCATCGACGCCCTCTTCCAATACCTCGTCGCCAACCGGGGTTCCGATCTTCACCTGGCCGAAGGCCAGCCTCCGAAAACCCGTGTCCACGGTTCGGTCACTCCGATTCCCGACCAGCCCGTGATGGATGGTCCGGCCATCCGGCAGATGCTCGAGGAGATCTGTGAACCGAAGGCTTTCGCGAAGTATCTCGAAACCGGTGACCTCGACTTCGCTTATGCGATGGATGAGGACTCGCGGTTCCGCTGCAACTATCTCAAGCAGAACAACGGCCTCGGCGCCGTCTTCCGGTTGATCCCGACCGAGATCATGTCGCTCGAGTCGCTGGGCGTGCCGGAAGTGGTGAAGCAATTCGGCCACATCCGCTCCGGTCTGGTGCTGGTCACCGGTCCGACCGGTTCCGGCAAGTCCACGACGCTCGCGGCGCTGCTCGACTACATCAACATCAACTTCAACCGGCACATCATCACGGTGGAGGAGCCGATCGAGTTCGTGCACCGGAACAAGAAGTCGATCATCACGCAGCGCGAGGTGCCGATCCAGACGCCGTCCTTCTCCGATGGCCTGCGCGCGGCACTTCGTGAAGATGCGGACATCGTGCTCGTGGGCGAAATGCGAGACCTGGAAACGATCTCGCTGGCGCTGACAGCGGCGGAAACCGGTCTGCTTGTCTTCGGCACGCTGCACACGAACAACGCGCGCAAGACGGTTGACCGTATCATCGACGTGTTTCCCGCCGACCAGCAGTCGCAGGTGCGCACCATGCTCGCGGCTTCGCTGCGCGGCGTGCTTGCCCAGCTTCTCTGCAAGCGGTCCGACAAGCCGGGCCGCGTGGCCGTGCACGAGATCATGTTCGCAACGCCGGCCGTCTCCGCGATCATTCGTGAAGGTGCCACCCAGAAGCTCTATGACGTCATCACCGGCGGCAAGGGCGAGGGGATGCAGTTCATGGACGAGTCGATCTGGCAGAAGCTCCAGGCCAACATGATTTCGCCGGAAGAAGCCTATATGAAGGCGATCGACAAATCGCGCTTCAAGAGATTCCTGCCCGAGAAGTCGGCTCATCTCGGAGATGCCTCGGGTGAGAGCCCGATGGAACATTGACCTGCCTTGGAAGGGCAGCGGACCGTTGACGCTATCGGGTGCTTCCGATAGCGTCCGCACGTCGGACACTCACCTCCCTGATGGTTCCTGCCACGTCGATCATCTTCCACTGTCCCCATTGCCAGGTACGTTTGAACGTGCCGGCACGGTTGGCGGGAGTGACGGGGCCTTGTCCGAAGTGCCGGGAGGCGATCACGGCTCCCATGGAGTCGGAAGCGATTCCCGAGTCGCTTCCTGAAGTCCCGGCAGCCGTGCCTGTCCCGGAGGGACCGAAGATCCGGCCGGAGCCCCGTCAATTGCCGGAGCGTGGTCATGCGGCACCGATTTCACCGCGGCGCAGCACGGAGGATGATCTGCTGAGGCCGCGTCCGGTCGCCTATCTTTCGCGCGGCTCACGTCCGAGCCGGATGTTTCATTCGCTGCTACCAGCTTCGTTCATCGCTGCTGCCGGTGTGCTGGTTTACCTGCTGCTCTACTTCTACTATCCGGATGGTCCCGGCCGCAAGCTCAGGGAGGCACAGGGGCCGCTGGCGGTGTCGCCGCGAGTCACCCAAAACCCGGTGGCACCATCGCCAGCGCCTCATTCGAGAGGAGGAGCTGTTGCCCCGGTCGAGGAATTGCCACCGGCACCTGCGCCGGAACAGCCGGTGGATGAGATCTCACCTGCCGTTGCTGCAAACAATGTGTTGGATGCGTTCCTAAAGGCGAAGAACGCGACCGAGAGGGTGGAGATGGTGGAGCCCGCAACGAGCGCGCAGGATTTGGAGCAGACCTTATTGAAAGGGCCCTTGGCCGAGGTGGCCCAGGTCTTTTCCGACCTACCGCGGCAGAATTCGGTGGAGGGCTTCACGGACTATCCCTACCGCGTGTCCTTCTTTGTTCAAGGGCGGCCGAACACGGACTTCGCCGTGCTGGTCCGCCAGCGCGGCAAGCAGCCGCCACGGGTCTTCCTGCCTGCCTTCCTCGATCTCGTTGGCGGGCGCCTGTCTGCTTTCACCCGGCAACCGAACAACGAGGAGCCGGCTCGCTTCCACGCGATCCTGGAACCGGTGATCGGCTGCCACGAGGACGGCATTCCGAATGCCGACCGCAAGTTCACTCTCAAGCTGCTCTCCAGCAATTTTGGCAAGGAAACGGCCCGTGCCTATTGCTCTAACAACTCGCGCTTCCGCGAGATGGTGGAGAAGCCGGACTATCCGATCCGCTGGGGAATCCGGGTGCCTGCCACTGTCACGATCCAGTGGAATCACAAGGAGGACCCGACCATGCCCTATCTCGAGCTGATCGATATCAATTCGCCGGACTGGAATCCTTGACCAAGCCGGCCTGCCTCAGCGCATCCCAACCGCCGTGGAGAGCGCGGACTTCCGGGATGAAGCCAAGGGCTTTCAGGCGCTTCGCCACTTCCTTGCTGATCCCGCAGCCGGTGCTGCCGCAGTAGACGAGTGCACGTTGGGCGCTGCCGAGCTTTTCGAGCGAGGCCTCGACCTGTTCATCGAACGAGGTGTCGCCCACGACCGTGATCGGGATGGATCCCTGAATGCCATTGAGCTTCCACTCTGCCGCGGGCCGGGCATCGATCCACAGGAAGGAGCCAGCCGGCCACTCTGCCTGGACGGTGGCGAGGCAGATTTCGTCCGGCGAGAGAGTGGCGGGATCGCAGACCACCGCACGTGACGGGGGACCGGCAATTTTCCACGTGCCCAACGCGCCGAGCGAGGCGCAGGCGAGCACGAGGGCCAGTTCGGTCACCGTTTTCATTGGTTCTTCTCCGGGGCCGCTGCCGCGGGAGTGCCCGTCTTTGGCAGGGGCTGGCGGATCACCATGAACACCCTCTGCGAACGGGCGCGCTCGAACTTGCAGTCAGTCTCCAGGTGGACCACGCCCATGCCGACCTTTTCGGTGGATGCGGGGGTGATCACGACCTCGTATTTCTTGCCT
This window contains:
- a CDS encoding rhodanese-like domain-containing protein, with the translated sequence MKTVTELALVLACASLGALGTWKIAGPPSRAVVCDPATLSPDEICLATVQAEWPAGSFLWIDARPAAEWKLNGIQGSIPITVVGDTSFDEQVEASLEKLGSAQRALVYCGSTGCGISKEVAKRLKALGFIPEVRALHGGWDALRQAGLVKDSSPAN
- a CDS encoding type IV pilus twitching motility protein PilT, producing MARIDALFQYLVANRGSDLHLAEGQPPKTRVHGSVTPIPDQPVMDGPAIRQMLEEICEPKAFAKYLETGDLDFAYAMDEDSRFRCNYLKQNNGLGAVFRLIPTEIMSLESLGVPEVVKQFGHIRSGLVLVTGPTGSGKSTTLAALLDYININFNRHIITVEEPIEFVHRNKKSIITQREVPIQTPSFSDGLRAALREDADIVLVGEMRDLETISLALTAAETGLLVFGTLHTNNARKTVDRIIDVFPADQQSQVRTMLAASLRGVLAQLLCKRSDKPGRVAVHEIMFATPAVSAIIREGATQKLYDVITGGKGEGMQFMDESIWQKLQANMISPEEAYMKAIDKSRFKRFLPEKSAHLGDASGESPMEH